The Microcaecilia unicolor chromosome 3, aMicUni1.1, whole genome shotgun sequence nucleotide sequence cacattcagaacatttcaAACGTTTTTCTCCAGTATGGCCTTTTTCATGAATTCCAAGGTTATAtttctgagtgaagcttttatcacatttagaacatttatatggttGCTCTTCAACATGGACTCTTTCATGAATACTTAGAACAGATTTTAAATGGCaacatttatgacatttagaacatttaaatggtttttctccagtatggattctttcatgaattttgAGTTTATAGttttgagtgaagcttttatcacattcagaacatttatatggtttgtCTCCAGTGTGGATTCCTTCATGAATTCTACGATTATTCTTGAGACAAAAGCTTTAATCACATTTAGAGCACTTACACGGTTTGTCTCCAGTGtgaattctttcatgaattctgaggttATTTTTTCGATTGAACCTTTTATcacatttagaacatttatatggtttctctcctgtgtgaattctTTCATGATTTCTTAGATCAGATTTTAAACGGAAAcacttatcacattcagaacatttaaatggtttctctcctgtgtgaattctTTCATGCTTTCTTAGATCAGATTTGAAACGGAAAcacttatcacattcagaacatttaaaaggtTTCTCACCACTGTGGACTGTTTCATGGTGTCTGAGATGACGTTTTGCAgcaaaacatttatcacattgagAACATTTAAAAGGTTTTTCTCCTGTATGGATTCTTTCATGTGTTCTGAGGTTATTATTTCGAGTGAAATTTCTATCGCATACTGAACATTGAAATAGCTTCACTCCCTTGAGGTTCATTTCATCTACTTGTTTCTTCCAGTGTTGATTAATTCATGTCTTCTCAGATCAAATACTTGACTAAAGTTTTTATCATGTACAGAATATGTAAAATATTTTCCATATTCAATACAATGTCTGTGAAGTTTATTTTGCTCTGCCAGGTTTGACTTCCCAATGAACCTTTCCTTGAATACAGTGCTCTGAAGAAGTGTCTCTTCATTAAGTCTCTGATTTTGCTTGAGATTTGCACAGTGGGTGGAATTGCTCTCTTGTTCAATACATACATTGGGTTTCTCTCCTTTTAGGGCATTTTCTTTTATGCTATGTGGTATTACTCTACTAATACTTTCCAGACAATCAACTGAAGGATCTGGGCTGACTTTGTATTTCCATTCCTCCCTCTGCTGCCCatcgcacactctcattctcttaCTCTTGTTCCCAAAGCCATCATCTATGAGATAAAAATGAAAGTATGTATATAAATTATACAGCTATTGAATAAATCATGTATAGACCAATATCCCCCACAGGAGTCTTTTAAAGACATTTGCTTGGCTATACTTCCATATGTCACATAACAGGAaaacgggaaaattaggttcttaccttggtaattttctttcctttagtcactgcagatgaatccattaactgatggattgtatccgcctaccagcaggtggagatagagaacactgaagaaacacagtgacccttggacggctagccccaactgccttcagtatttaagatttccaaagcagagtgaaccataaagctataataacatgaactttcctcacagcgaacaatcgcCTCAGAACaggcggcagagctcttttcagcatgaaagctttatgcattaacagcacaaattcaggggagaaaaactcaccttgaccctccgcctccgaattaggagaaacggatgttggagctcctctggtagcctctaaacgaggcgtccccctgccctcagactcctccgccAGCGCGAGGGTCGAAgcgtgcggcgcttccaaaatggcgcccgctgccagctccattgagtgGGAAgagacatcgctcgccatgctcgtactagcgCAAGCGTCTAAGGAGTATGTTTTACATAGCCCTGTTGCTGATCTGCGCTtaccacaacgggaacagcgcttaactccctcagcagccatcacccGACAGGAGAGAAAAACAGCAATAAAATGGTGGCTTCGCCAAAACTTACCCTATTTGGAAcggcgtccgcgggacctccccggaggagctgggcaccactctcacctcagaagaccgagtcaacaagCTCCAGTCAAGCTACACtaaaccagaatctctggaaaaagcctcaggacagccacgcagtaaaagcgcgctttttttttttttttaaacgttgtgaggaaagttggaggcaagcagcaacagagggactccgggaggcggggggaatgggtaaggcagggaaagggcgaacctatatgcctttaactTGGGCACCACCAGctacaacacccctgctcaactggcaaagaacaggagccaccccaggcagtaatccaggagctgatcaagctacgtccacacctgctgggagatagagaaatactgaaggcagttggggttagccggtcactgtggttcttcagtgttctctagctccacctgctggtaggcggatacaacctatcagttaatggattcatctgcttctgatgacaaggaagtcttGATTGTAGACAGGTGCAAGTAGCTTTTATCACATGACACATGAGATCAGGATAGTTCTTCTAGCTCTGTACACCTCATTCTCACCTCCAGTCTTTGCAGTGATTCCCTTAACTTTGATTATATTCACTAACTAAAAACTCCTGGAGACTGGGATTCATTCAGGACCTGGACTCTAAACCTCACGCCTGGTAGTTtaagaaaactgaattctactttctaagaaataaaaatatacctGTAAATCACTAATAATATTCACCATGTATGTGAATGGTAGAAATAATCCATGGCACATAGCAAGGATTTTATTATAAAGGAGTTCTTGGCTCACCTCTCTTGGTATCTgtattctcctctcctccatccagcaaaTCACTGTCAGGAACCTCTTCCATTTTCAGGAACTCAACTGTGGGCTCAGCAGTGTAACTCTGGCTGCCTGTacgaaaaatagaaaaataactaCAGCTGTACTgatagcatattttactaatcggccaaatatgaataatgaaaattagcaaaacctttgactgtactggacactatatattccttcctaccctcaacccctatgtacctgaatataccaacctacccggtctaacatcaaattgtatttgtttccataccggacttggcaatCGCATTTACGGtactctatgtaagccacattgagcctgcaaataggtgggaaaatgtgggatacaaatgtaacaaataaataaattattcggccaaatacgaataatgagcAATGAGTTttaacataaaaaataataaaagcagcAAAGTGAGATTAGAGATCAAATTTTTATTTTAGTATGATTGAGaacagtagagccccggattatttgtattcaaatttaaatcactcttCAGCCGActacgaataatgtattcagggctaAATCGAATCAAATCTGAATATTCAGTTTTATAGGATAGCTTAAGCTCTAAGAAAAGCAAAAATTAGTGAGAACTTTATGAGCTCTGAAAATGTAAGTATCCTGGTGGAAGGAGTAAGGACTCTCTGTGTTTCTGAAAGTGAACCATGAACGTCAACAAAAAATAGCTTCCTCCGATATTAAGACAATGAAAACTGCTGCAGAATATGCCCTTTGTTCAAAAATCCCACCTCTCTTCAACAATTAGGGTCTTCCTGTCTCCCTTCCCCCTGCTATTACTAAAGAGGGAGTTACTCAACCTTTCTCTCCCCTAATATGGATAGTAGTGGCCATCCTTCTTTTCCTCTCCTGCTGCTTCTGTCCCTTGCTTTCATGGAGGGGAAGGAGCCACTTTGCATCCATCTATCCTGCTGTCATCATGTTGGGACATGACAGTACTTGGTAGTAAAAGACAGTACTTTTTCATCTTCACGggttccaccccccccctcccgtcgggtacctcagggttctcccctttcccccctcttaTATACTTATTCATCAGCTTGATTAGACAAGTTTTTCTAAGCGTATGCTGTCATATGCTGGTGATATTTTTGTGTTGGTCCCTATCAGTAATGATGTAAGTTCCATTCCTTCTATCATAGAATATTGCATTAGAAGGATTAGAGATTGGTCTACATCTGTACGACTTAATTAAATACAGACAAATACAACTTAAATTCAACACAGATAAGACTAGAATCCTATGGTTTACCTTTAATTTGCCAAACATCCCGCAGTTCATTCCAACTAGTGATGGATTCAATTAAAAGTTGAAAGAGTTTCTAAGTTTTGGGGGATGCTTTTAGACTCTTCATTAACTATGGAACCCCAGATTAATAATTTGGTTCGAAAAGCCTACTTTAAGCTAAAACAGCCACATCTACTGCATTCTTACTTCTTGTGGGATCATTTTAGAATTATTGTGCAACTTTCAATCTTAGCCCTACTTGACTATGCCAATTCTTCGTACTCGGGAACAGCTTCTAAGTGACTCGCAAAATCCAATGAATTCAGCATTCTGCTGCTAGACTGATTTATTGTAAGTCTCGCAGTGACCATGTGACTCCTCTATTAAATgagttacattggttaccagtacaaCCTCAGATACTTTTTAAGGTGCGCTGTCTAGTTTTTAAGATTTTAGAAGGTACTTGTCTGGAGGGTCTAATTCAATTGGTAAAAATATTAATTTCAAATTCTAGGCACTGTAATCGGTTGCTTTTAACATTCCCTACAGTTAAAGTTATGAGATTCAAGGatttattttctcattcttttttatttttagcagttcatttatggaataatcttcctgCATGTTTGCGTTGAGTGAAGTGTTATTATTCTTTTCATAAAGTTTTGGCATGTTTAGTAGGATGAAGCTTTTTTGGTTAATTCTCaatttttatattcattttatgtAATTCCTGATGTTTTGCATCAGTGTCTTCTTTACATTTATTGAACCTCGCCTTGAATCTCAAATTGAAGAAGTTGGCGGGTGATAAGTAATCTATAACCTAAGATAACATTCTGCCTCACTCCCATCTTCTGTCTCCTTCCCTTCTGGTTATGTCAGTTTGGACATCCTTCCTCATTTTTCCTACTGATCCcactgtaaggaaagtaaataagagTAAAAAGGAGGCAGCtgttggttctcaaaagtagtagctgaaaaggtaaggaaaaagaggttagtctttataactacaagagattgcagaaagaggaagacaggtggcaaaactggtagagtagtcaggaaagcaaagaagcaaatggaagaaaaaatagccaatgtggtaaaatgggggggggggggggggggggagaacaagacttagtgataggagaaagtgcaaaactggcattgtgagactcacaagttagggggggggggtgggatatgtagaagctgacaaagataaggcagaattacttaacaaatatttctgttctgtgtcacagctgaagggccgggagcaggactgcagaagacaaacacaaataggaatggaggggtggtagtccctgaatgatttttcagagaactgtgtttgtgaggagctggctagggatgatgtttttttttttttttttggggggggggggggggggtgcaaataggGCACATTGAGCTTGGCTCTCTGGCCATAGAGAGCTCCAAgctgccagaagctgaagaaggtgccagcctggtaatgggcttggggtcctctcctagatttcttccctgggccccagccatgtccgACATATGCCCAAATCTGACAcagtctaatcacaaaatagaaataaaaataatttttgtacctttttgttgtctggtcattttatttttcatatattggtcccagtctctggtttctgcttccctgtccATTGACattcttctgtctccatgtccaccatccatctcccatctctgtgtccatatatttcCTTATCCAGAATCTCCCGTGTTCATCTCCCTGCATCCATCATCATTCACTTTGTACAACCcatgtaccccatgcccagcatctcctatctgtgttcctattctcctccctcttgtctggtatctcccctctgtgtccattataTCTCTATTCCCAATACctcctcccccatgtccattgtatctctattcccatatccctccccacccccatgtcagCATTGCCCCTATGTGCCCTATGCCAtccaatacagcatctcatctgtatccctgtccccatgctcccatccaatgctcatcatctcccttctgttctttgtacctctctatgtcccctttctccctcccacacacctttCCTCTCTAACCCCACTCCaaccagcaactttcctctctcttccctcccccttatgcatctggttcattctccactgtgggttcagcatttgacccccctcccccctattccTTTATCGCCTTGATACAatatccctctccctttcctctacactaacccttccccctcctcataggtccagtacttctctcccttcgttctcaccccccttgcaggtccaatcatctctccctctttccctccagccctcccctgcatatccagcatctctctccctttggcttcagcctcccttgcatgcccagcacctctcccccttcctgcctgccctcccccacaaatccagcagctctctcccttacCTCCCAACACCCTCAACCAGCACatctttcccttctctccttcctacatatccagctcctctctcccttccctcccacccacatatcgAGAACCTGTATCCCTTCTCTCCAccctacatatccagcaactctatcccttccctcccctcgcaGTTCCACATctcatcccttccctccagcatctccTTACCATGCCCCAgcaacctctctcccttctctccaacctcccACCCACAAGCATACATGTCCAGGGCCCCTCCCTTCCAGCCCCCATGTCCAGGGCCCCTTTCCCTCTCCACAGCTCCCATGTCcagggccccttccctccccatgtccagcaccctctctcccctcccacagttcaggCACCGCCACCCTCCATGTCTTCCAtacccacccccccacccttGCCGCGGCGCTTGCTCACTCAGAAGTTCCCATATCAATCGTTTTCTCCCCACTCCTCCTTCCCATCCTCCCCCTTGCAACACTACAACTAGAAGACTACCAGAAACAGATCCAAGTATCCAAATATCcaatccctcccttccctcccctccaatccccatgtccagcacctctctcccctcccacagttccggcactGCCACGGCGCTACCTCCGTGTCTTTCTTACCCACCGCCATCCTTGCCGCGGACTTGCTCTCTCTATGATCGCtgcccagcaggaacttcaaacagcgcgtcagcgctgtgtcagagccttcctctctgacGCATCTCACGCAACGTCCTGTTTACGCAGAGCTGggtgggacgcggcagagaggaaggctctgacacagcgctgacgcgctgtttgaagttcctgctgggtGGCAATCATAGAGTGAGCAAGCGCTGCGGCTAGGATGGggggtgggtaaggaagacacggAGGTGGCGGAGcctgaactgtgggaggggagagagaggcgtccggacatgcgagggtggagggaagggaagaggcgctgtgctggacatgggagtgaggttggagggaagggagggaattggTTGGATGTAGTGCTTCTGAGTGGGGCCTGAACCaagactggatgggcctaggccacccaggcccacccgtagctacgcccctgcagcacaTCAACAACAGAAGGAAGAGCTCTTTGACGTGATGCAAATATTCAGGTGAGGACCAGCAGTAAATTTAAGAGAGCGAGATCATACCCAGCATACCCTGGTTTAAGAATTTGTGAATCATTGCTGTTATGTACTGTATGAGCAATACTGACAGTAGAAATGGTGTCAGGACACAATATGTAACTGTTTATATAATCTCATGTTGAGGGTATGCAGGTTTCAACAAGACATGCTTAATGAAATGAAGGTTCTTCAAGTTTCCCTCCCTGTACCTACTCATTTAAACGGGGCTTCTCAGCCTAGCAATGAGGATAAGGAATGTCTAAGACATGGGTCGCCAGTAAAATGgatcactgttggattccatcTCTTACTTTCTTCAGCCCACATCTCCCTCATAAAGTGCAAGTTCAACAGCGAGCATTAGCAGTACAttggagagactgagatcatactccatattAATATCTAGAAAGTAGGGAGATATCAATTGTCAAGCATCAAAATGTCTGACTTAGTATACAATAACTCAATGGTCAGAATACTGAtcagaggaaaggcctcgagaagcccccagcataaACCAAAGCTTCGGGGGCTGGACTTCatcatcatcggccagaaaacCTCTGTAAACCTAAATGATCTTGTCAATTTAGCTCTACAACTCACTTGATACATAAAAGTCCACACCGGATTTTACTTAACTTCATCAGGTGTTTAACGTGCGAGTCCTTCCTACACTTTGACCACGACCTGGTAAAATCCGTTGTGGAGTTGTATGTATCAAGTGAAGTTGTAGAGCTAAATTGACAAGATCATTTAGGTTTACAGAGGTTTTccggccgatgatgaagaagtccagcccctgAAGCTTTGGTttatgctgggggcttctcgaggcctttcctctgctCAGTATTCTGATCATTTGAGTTATTGTATACTAAGTCAGACATTTTGATGCTTGACAATTGATATCTCCCTACTTTCTAGATATTAATCTGATCAATAGGGAGATCACCTCTTTGTTAGATTAATAGTATCATACTCCGTATACCATGACTCAGGAATAAGATTCTTTACTGTCCATAGTATGCGCTAAATTAAAGGTCACATATAATAATCACTGCTGAAAGATACAAGGTTAATAGGAGCACAGTTTAAATAGACATAAATCTTCAGTCCTCACCCCCAATGAAACCTGTGGAAATTCCAAGCCATCTGACAGCTGAAGTTGTATTTACATCTCACCTTTTCCTATAACCAAAGCAGAAAACACAGATCCAtcttgtagacaaaaaggaagtggaactaggGGCGGAATGGGGCGGGCCCAAGACCAGAAGTGGTTGTCTATTAGCATGGTGAGGGCAGTCTACAGAGGCATCTCAGCTGTTTCACAGGTACAGAGTAAAGAGTTTCAATTTCTAGTAACCAAGGCAGGCATTTGTGATGTCACAGTACCTCAATCCACCAGTGCCTAAGAAttgacctcatcagtgatgtcacaataacTAGATTTCCCCTATACTGGGCTCATTTATTAGATGGCTGTGACTCCTGGCACATTCTAGATTGTGTAGCAGCAGAAGAGAAGATCAAAGTACACATAACAAATGAGAATACAAAAATTCAAGAATTAAAATTGTGCATTAAAAGATCATTCAGATTCTTAGAAGTTTCCCTAGATCTTGACTTAATTTTTAATGCTATTATGTTTTGTTCATTAGCTGGTCAACACAATCAAAGGATTGGAAATAACAAACTTTACAAATCTCCTTCATAAAGAGCTACAcatgtacagggtgaggcaaaaaaatgtAACACCTGTGAGGCATACACGCTTTCTGTGGTGTAAGTGGGAACATGACACTTAGAAAAGACTACAGAAACACGTGGCACTGCCATGTTTGGTACTCTGAAAAGTAATTGTTCCTTTATCTATAGACCCAAATTCTTAATGCCCAAATAATAACAGAACtaacttcacactcaaggataTCGTAAAATATATCGTTGTTATTTATAATAGCAGCAAGAACAAATTAAAAGCAAGAATGAAGATATCAAAGGTGTTATTATAAAATAGATCATGCACATGAACCCTAAGATTGTTTTTTTAGTTCTGCTAGCTCCTACCCAAAGAAACATATACAGCAATTACATGGAGACTATACAACCTGTAGATGGCATCAGATGTCCAGCAGGTGGCACAGTGTTCCTCGGACAGGTCAGTCAGATGGAATGCAAAAACAGCCctt carries:
- the LOC115464200 gene encoding putative zinc finger protein 286B gives rise to the protein MATGSDQKTLEMPDLTQEQPDNLGGEELQDWPVQSSPEGRPNFFRTMACALAGLGSMPAEILQIYMLQQQRCEEWEERHCKICYQYSCSYFSIFRTGSQSYTAEPTVEFLKMEEVPDSDLLDGGEENTDTKRDDGFGNKSKRMRVCDGQQREEWKYKVSPDPSVDCLESISRVIPHSIKENALKGEKPNVCIEQESNSTHCANLKQNQRLNEETLLQSTVFKERFIGKSNLAEQNKLHRHCIEYGKYFTYSVHDKNFSQVFDLRRHELINTGRNK